The following are encoded together in the Ovis canadensis isolate MfBH-ARS-UI-01 breed Bighorn chromosome 2, ARS-UI_OviCan_v2, whole genome shotgun sequence genome:
- the LOC138434554 gene encoding olfactory receptor 2S2: MEKPNQTSPLVGFILLGLSAHPKLEKTFFVLILLIYVVILLGNGVLILVTILDSRLHTPMYFFLGNLSFLDICYTTSSVPLVLDSFLTPQKTISFSACAVQMCLSFSMAGTECVLLGMMAFDRYVAICNPLRYSVVMNKAVSVPMAAGSWAVGGVASLVHTSLVIQLPFCGAVVINHFTCEILAVLKLACADTSINVISMEVTSVIFLGVPVLFISVSYVFIIATILRIPSAEGKKKAFSTCSAHLTVVILFYGTLFFMYGKPKSKDSQGADKEDLSDKLIPLFYGVVTPMLNPIIYSLRNKDVKATLRNLVSQKYFRR; encoded by the coding sequence ATGGAAAAACCTAATCAGACCTCCCCCCTGGTGGGGTTCATTCTCCTGGGCCTGTCAGCCCACCCAAAGCTGGAGAAAACGTTCTTCGTGCTCATCCTGCTCATATACGTGGTGATCCTGCTGGGCAATGGGGTCCTCATCCTGGTGACCATCCTTGACTCCCGCCTGCACacacccatgtacttcttcctgggGAACCTCTCCTTCCTGGACATCTGCTACACAACCTCCTCAGTCCCTCTGGTCCTGGACAGCTTCCTGACCCCCCAGAAAACCATCTCCTTCTCAGCCTGTGCCGTGCAGATGTGCCTCTCCTTCTCCATGGCGGGAACAGAGTGTGTGCTCCTGGGCATGATGGCGTTTGATCGCTACGTGGCCATCTGCAACCCCTTGAGGTACTCTGTGGTCATGAACAAGGCTGTCTCTGTGCCCATGGCTGCTGGCTCCTGGGCCGTTGGTGGTGTTGCTTCTCTGGTTCACACATCCTTGGTAATTCAGCTGCCTTTCTGTGGGGCCGTTGTCATCAACCACTTCACCTGTGAGATCCTGGCTGTCCTGAAGTTGGCCTGTGCTGACACCTCCATCAATGTGATCAGTATGGAGGTGACCAGTGTGATCTTCCTGGGGGTCCCAGTTCTGTTCAtctctgtctcttatgtcttcatCATTGCTACCATTCTGAGGATCCCCTCAGCTGAGGGGAAGAAAAAGGCTTTCTCCACCTGCTCTGCCCACCTCACTGTGGTGATACTATTCTATGGGACCCTGTTTTTCATGTATGGAAAGCCCAAGTCTAAGGACTCTCAGGGCGCAGACAAAGAGGACCTTTCAGATAAGCTCATCCCCCTCTTCTATGGGGTGGTGACCCCCATGCTCAACCCCATCATCTACAGCCTGAGGAACAAAGACGTGAAGGCTACTCTGAGGAACCTGGTGAGTCAGAAATACTTCAGGAGATGA